The following are from one region of the Phycisphaerae bacterium genome:
- a CDS encoding PEP-CTERM sorting domain-containing protein encodes MKKCFALLAAFAMTSSAMAGMVEFNGPTEILPGTASVQYQVTISSEGNAAIAAYNALFGSEEGLGLSFMHAQGILDTASLPPAAPADQGVYNALGGGTDIQAGANNFGGWASPLLIGTLTVDTSGLAEGSSHTVQVSPMRESDLFGDPSVFLSAIQNATGGQEPLAGSVTFRVVPEPATLLLLGIGGLVAARRRFA; translated from the coding sequence ATGAAGAAGTGTTTCGCATTGTTGGCCGCCTTCGCGATGACGTCAAGTGCGATGGCGGGCATGGTGGAGTTCAATGGTCCGACGGAGATTCTTCCCGGTACGGCGAGCGTTCAGTACCAGGTGACGATCTCCTCCGAAGGCAATGCAGCGATCGCGGCGTACAACGCGCTGTTCGGTTCCGAAGAGGGTCTGGGGCTATCGTTTATGCACGCCCAGGGCATCCTCGACACGGCGTCGCTTCCGCCGGCGGCTCCGGCCGACCAGGGTGTTTACAATGCCCTCGGTGGTGGAACCGACATTCAGGCCGGCGCCAACAACTTCGGTGGCTGGGCTTCCCCGCTGCTGATTGGCACGCTGACCGTGGATACGTCGGGCTTGGCGGAGGGCAGCAGTCACACGGTGCAAGTCAGCCCGATGCGCGAGAGCGATCTCTTCGGTGATCCCAGCGTGTTCCTGAGCGCGATTCAGAACGCAACCGGCGGCCAAGAGCCTCTCGCGGGTTCGGTGACCTTCCGCGTTGTTCCCGAGCCGGCCACGCTGCTGCTCCTCGGCATCGGTGGTCTGGTTGCGGCCCGTCGCCGCTTTGCGTAA